Proteins found in one Candidatus Zixiibacteriota bacterium genomic segment:
- a CDS encoding undecaprenyl-diphosphate phosphatase, whose protein sequence is MGNLETAIVLGIVEGVTEYLPVSSTGHLIIVGHLLGFVGDKASRFEVAIQSGAILAVVLLYWKRFVGLLPFSHGAAGGAVSALSGWGGLWRIALATFPTLLVGFLGRHWIQENLFTPRVVTSALVAGGVAILIVERCAGKKAAGSLDALTSAQALGIGLFQVLALWPGTSRAAATILGGMLLGLNRKGAAEFSFLIAVPVLTAATGYQLLRMHDDASAGELMQFAVGFLVSFLSAALAVKTFVSFLSRWSLVPFAWYRLLVAPVFHWLTRGASL, encoded by the coding sequence ATGGGGAATCTGGAAACTGCGATCGTTCTCGGCATCGTCGAGGGAGTCACCGAGTATCTTCCGGTCTCTTCGACCGGCCACCTCATCATCGTGGGCCATCTGCTGGGCTTCGTCGGCGACAAGGCGTCGCGCTTCGAGGTCGCGATCCAGTCGGGAGCGATTCTCGCGGTGGTTCTCCTGTACTGGAAGCGTTTTGTCGGCCTGTTGCCGTTCAGCCACGGCGCCGCCGGCGGTGCCGTTTCGGCGCTCTCCGGCTGGGGAGGGCTCTGGAGGATCGCGCTCGCCACCTTTCCAACGCTGCTCGTGGGCTTTCTCGGGCGCCATTGGATTCAGGAAAATCTCTTCACCCCCCGGGTCGTGACCTCGGCGCTCGTCGCAGGGGGCGTAGCGATCCTGATCGTGGAACGTTGCGCGGGAAAAAAGGCCGCGGGATCCCTCGATGCGCTCACTTCGGCGCAGGCACTGGGAATCGGCCTCTTCCAGGTCCTGGCCCTGTGGCCGGGAACCTCGCGCGCCGCAGCGACGATCCTCGGGGGCATGCTCCTGGGGCTCAATCGCAAGGGGGCCGCCGAGTTTTCGTTCCTGATCGCCGTACCCGTTCTGACGGCCGCGACCGGCTATCAGCTCTTGCGCATGCACGATGATGCCTCGGCAGGCGAGCTGATGCAGTTCGCCGTCGGTTTTCTCGTCTCCTTTCTGAGCGCGGCGCTCGCCGTGAAGACGTTCGTGAGCTTTCTCAGCCGCTGGAGCCTGGTTCCCTTCGCGTGGTACCGGCTGCTGGTCGCGCCGGTCTTTCACTGGCTCA